One genomic window of Paeniglutamicibacter sp. Y32M11 includes the following:
- a CDS encoding FAD-binding and (Fe-S)-binding domain-containing protein: MTLISTLRSAMSNDGQITERAIDLHAYANDASHFLLTPQAVAIPNNAAEVGALLKASAELNMPLTFRSGGTSLSGQGVTDSLLVDVRKNFKDIEVLDNGARVRVQPGVTVRALNARLALYGRKFGPDPASEAACTIGGVVANNSSGMHCGTVDNVYRTLESVVIVLTSGTVIDTGAPDANAKLRALEPAIFAGLQTLTKRVQSNPASVAIIKHQFSMKNTMGYGLNSFVDYQDPAQVLAHLIIGSEGTLGFVAEATFRTVPVYKHVTTSLLVFDDLFTANESLEALVGSGAATVELMDSLSLKVGQTLQGTPQLITDLNVQDHAAFLVEYTASSAAELADRQDLGLALTETLKLSAPAHFSPDAKTRAQLWKLRKGLYASVAGARAQGTTALLEDIVVPVPALARTCAELSVLFERYEYENSVIFGHAKDGNVHFMLTDGFNTEDQLRRYSAFTEDMVDLVLGEGGSLKAEHGTGRVMAPYVRRQYGDELYAVMRELKVLLDPAGLLNPGVILDEDPTAHLNNIKVTPAVDPEVDRCVACGYCEPVCPSRNLTLTPRQRIVTLRAIETARLAGDTKLVAELEKDYSYESVDTCAVDGMCQTACPVDINTGTLVKKLRAKNVNKVEGAVWDAAAQHWSAVTQGAGKLLSVAEKIPLPLVLGANQAGRAVLGADTLPLYSAELPAGGRKRARPAPAKTPVAVYFPACVNTMFGPADPHQAGIQESFSALAQRVGVQLLVPEGIDALCCGTPWSSKGMAKGRESMGERTVAALREASNNGELPILCDASSCTEGLLHSIENEVVPAGAKPLRIIDVVQYTAEHILPLLPAGHKVASLALHPTCSSTRMGLNSALHQVAEAVADTVRVPESWGCCAFAGDRGMLHPELTASATEAQAAEVREFGASTHASCNRTCELGMSRATEQPYEHVLELLERTTRP, translated from the coding sequence ATGACCTTGATTTCTACACTGCGCAGCGCGATGAGCAATGATGGCCAAATCACTGAGCGTGCCATCGACCTCCATGCTTATGCCAACGACGCATCCCACTTTCTGCTGACACCGCAGGCCGTAGCGATCCCCAACAACGCTGCCGAAGTTGGCGCCCTGCTCAAGGCCAGCGCGGAGCTCAATATGCCGCTGACCTTCCGCTCCGGTGGGACCTCGCTCTCGGGCCAGGGCGTCACCGACTCATTGCTGGTTGATGTGCGCAAGAATTTCAAGGACATCGAGGTCTTGGACAACGGCGCACGCGTGCGGGTTCAACCCGGCGTCACCGTGCGAGCGCTGAACGCACGGTTGGCACTCTACGGGCGCAAGTTCGGGCCCGACCCGGCCTCCGAGGCTGCCTGCACCATTGGCGGCGTGGTGGCCAACAATTCCTCTGGCATGCATTGCGGCACCGTGGACAACGTGTACCGGACTCTGGAATCCGTGGTCATCGTGCTCACCAGTGGCACTGTGATTGATACCGGTGCGCCGGACGCCAATGCGAAACTTCGAGCACTCGAGCCAGCGATTTTTGCTGGCCTTCAAACACTGACCAAACGCGTGCAATCAAACCCCGCATCGGTGGCCATCATCAAGCACCAGTTCTCCATGAAAAACACCATGGGCTACGGACTGAACTCCTTTGTGGATTACCAAGATCCAGCACAGGTTCTGGCACACCTCATTATAGGTTCCGAGGGCACCCTCGGATTCGTGGCCGAGGCAACGTTTAGAACCGTGCCGGTCTACAAGCATGTCACCACATCCTTGTTGGTCTTTGATGACCTGTTTACGGCCAACGAGTCGCTCGAGGCTTTGGTGGGATCCGGGGCGGCAACCGTTGAACTGATGGATTCACTCTCGTTGAAGGTGGGCCAAACCCTGCAGGGAACTCCGCAGCTCATCACCGACCTCAACGTGCAAGACCATGCCGCCTTCTTGGTCGAATACACCGCCTCAAGCGCCGCCGAACTGGCCGACCGGCAGGATCTGGGGCTGGCGCTGACCGAGACGCTGAAGCTCAGCGCCCCAGCGCACTTCAGCCCGGATGCCAAAACCCGAGCCCAATTGTGGAAACTGCGTAAGGGCCTCTACGCCTCCGTTGCCGGAGCCCGTGCACAGGGAACCACGGCATTGCTCGAAGACATCGTGGTTCCGGTGCCTGCCCTGGCCAGGACGTGCGCAGAGCTTTCGGTGCTCTTTGAGAGGTACGAATACGAAAACTCCGTCATCTTCGGCCACGCCAAGGACGGAAACGTACACTTCATGCTCACCGACGGCTTTAACACCGAGGACCAGCTGCGGCGCTACTCGGCCTTCACCGAAGACATGGTGGATCTGGTGCTCGGCGAGGGTGGATCACTGAAGGCGGAGCACGGCACCGGCCGGGTCATGGCCCCCTATGTGCGCCGCCAATATGGTGATGAACTCTACGCGGTGATGCGCGAACTCAAGGTGTTGTTGGACCCCGCCGGGCTGCTGAACCCCGGAGTCATCCTGGATGAAGACCCCACGGCCCACCTGAACAACATCAAGGTCACCCCGGCCGTGGATCCGGAAGTGGACCGTTGTGTCGCCTGCGGCTACTGCGAGCCAGTCTGCCCCTCGCGGAACCTGACACTGACTCCACGTCAACGCATCGTCACGCTGCGCGCCATCGAAACGGCTCGGCTGGCCGGGGATACCAAGCTGGTGGCCGAACTCGAAAAGGACTATTCCTACGAGTCGGTCGATACCTGCGCGGTGGACGGCATGTGCCAGACCGCTTGCCCGGTAGACATCAACACCGGCACCCTGGTGAAAAAACTGCGGGCCAAAAACGTGAACAAGGTTGAAGGAGCGGTGTGGGATGCCGCCGCACAGCACTGGTCGGCGGTGACCCAGGGTGCGGGCAAGCTCCTGAGCGTGGCCGAGAAGATCCCGCTTCCGTTGGTCCTCGGCGCCAACCAGGCCGGGCGCGCAGTCTTGGGCGCGGATACGCTACCGCTCTATTCGGCGGAATTGCCCGCCGGCGGGCGCAAGCGTGCCCGTCCTGCGCCGGCTAAAACACCTGTCGCGGTGTATTTCCCTGCCTGCGTGAACACCATGTTCGGCCCGGCAGACCCGCACCAAGCGGGAATCCAAGAGAGCTTTAGCGCCCTGGCCCAACGCGTAGGTGTCCAGCTGCTGGTGCCAGAGGGCATCGATGCCTTGTGCTGCGGCACCCCGTGGTCTTCCAAGGGCATGGCCAAGGGGCGCGAGTCCATGGGGGAGCGTACCGTCGCTGCCCTGCGAGAAGCCAGCAATAATGGTGAGTTGCCGATTCTCTGTGACGCTTCATCGTGCACCGAAGGGCTGCTCCACAGCATTGAAAACGAAGTGGTTCCCGCCGGAGCCAAACCGTTGCGGATCATTGACGTGGTGCAATACACCGCAGAGCACATCCTGCCGTTGCTTCCCGCCGGGCACAAGGTGGCCAGCCTCGCGCTGCACCCCACCTGTTCCTCCACCCGGATGGGCCTGAACTCCGCGCTGCATCAAGTTGCCGAGGCAGTGGCCGACACGGTTCGGGTTCCAGAAAGCTGGGGCTGCTGTGCCTTTGCGGGAGACCGCGGCATGCTGCATCCCGAACTCACCGCCTCCGCCACCGAAGCACAGGCCGCCGAGGTGCGCGAGTTCGGTGCGAGTACTCATGCCTCCTGTAACAGGACGTGTGAACTGGGCATGAGTCGGGCGACCGAGCAGCCCTACGAGCATGTGCTCGAACTCCTGGAGCGCACCACCCGGCCCTAA
- a CDS encoding GntR family transcriptional regulator encodes MSQRVTALSIIDAIVQDLRRRIYEGDIAQGTALTEAEIAGAYDVARPTAKAAIERLVADALLERGAHKTARVKTLGADSVRDIYLARAYLESEVVRRLAATATVPPEAVRANAEITARISQPATTIIDPDMDFHTALVDAMDNIRTSTMYRSLLGEVRLCMTRVQSLELLDSAKIASEHASILERIASGDAEGAALALDEHLAQARELLAAEIEQASDLNS; translated from the coding sequence ATGAGCCAACGTGTCACCGCGCTTTCCATCATCGACGCGATCGTCCAGGATTTACGCCGACGCATCTACGAGGGTGACATCGCTCAGGGAACGGCGCTCACCGAAGCAGAGATCGCTGGCGCTTATGACGTTGCCCGCCCAACGGCCAAGGCCGCCATCGAACGCTTGGTTGCCGATGCGTTGCTCGAACGCGGTGCGCACAAAACGGCGCGCGTGAAGACACTGGGTGCCGATTCGGTCAGAGACATTTATTTGGCCCGGGCCTACCTCGAATCCGAAGTGGTGCGTCGGCTCGCCGCGACCGCGACCGTCCCACCGGAAGCGGTGCGCGCAAACGCCGAAATTACCGCTCGGATATCGCAGCCGGCCACGACGATCATCGACCCCGACATGGATTTCCACACGGCTCTTGTTGACGCGATGGACAACATCCGGACCAGCACCATGTACCGCTCCCTGTTGGGAGAGGTCCGCCTCTGCATGACGCGGGTGCAGTCATTGGAGCTGCTGGATTCCGCAAAAATCGCCAGCGAACACGCCAGCATCTTGGAGCGAATCGCTTCCGGAGATGCAGAAGGCGCAGCCCTTGCCCTCGATGAGCACTTGGCGCAGGCCAGGGAACTGCTGGCGGCTGAAATTGAACAAGCCTCGGACCTCAATAGTTGA
- a CDS encoding SMP-30/gluconolactonase/LRE family protein: MLGSPHIDVLLDIKTTLGEGPVWDAESQRLHWIDSADGRIFRSTHDGRELRAWDMREPIGSMAVGKDGASFLAALKSGLHRIDTSSGERELLIDPEPDLPNNRLNDGKVDRQGRFVFGSMDTLEEQPSGSLFSYSPQGQLSILDKDIVVSNGPCFSPDGKTLYFADTWTGEIWAYDYETATGKASNRRTFATVDTSSGGAADGATVDAEGYLWQALVYGGKIIRYAPDGTVDRVIETPVLKVTSLAFGGPKMDTLYATSMAKPPLPRFPEDGQQRGALFAITGLGVIGIPEPRFGA, encoded by the coding sequence ATGCTCGGTTCCCCGCACATTGACGTGCTGCTCGACATCAAGACCACCTTGGGCGAGGGCCCAGTCTGGGACGCGGAGTCCCAACGATTACATTGGATCGACAGTGCGGATGGCCGGATTTTCCGTTCTACCCACGACGGACGCGAACTGCGGGCGTGGGATATGCGAGAGCCCATCGGTTCGATGGCCGTTGGCAAAGATGGCGCCTCATTCCTCGCCGCGTTGAAAAGCGGCCTGCACCGCATTGATACCTCTAGTGGAGAGCGTGAACTGCTCATCGACCCGGAACCAGATTTGCCGAACAACCGCCTCAACGACGGAAAAGTGGACCGTCAAGGGCGATTCGTCTTCGGTTCGATGGACACGCTTGAGGAGCAGCCCAGTGGCAGCCTTTTCAGCTACTCCCCACAAGGCCAGCTCAGCATCCTCGATAAAGACATCGTGGTTTCCAACGGACCGTGTTTCAGTCCCGACGGAAAGACGCTATATTTCGCCGACACGTGGACAGGTGAAATCTGGGCTTACGACTACGAAACAGCCACCGGGAAAGCCAGCAATCGACGCACATTCGCAACTGTGGATACCAGCAGCGGAGGTGCAGCAGATGGGGCAACCGTCGACGCCGAGGGATACCTCTGGCAGGCACTGGTCTATGGAGGCAAGATCATCCGCTATGCGCCCGACGGAACAGTTGACCGCGTCATCGAAACGCCCGTCCTCAAGGTGACAAGCCTTGCGTTTGGCGGACCAAAAATGGATACGCTCTACGCCACGTCCATGGCAAAGCCACCCCTTCCGCGTTTTCCCGAAGACGGCCAGCAACGCGGAGCACTCTTCGCCATCACAGGTCTTGGCGTTATCGGAATTCCCGAACCACGCTTCGGCGCCTAA